One genomic segment of Helianthus annuus cultivar XRQ/B chromosome 14, HanXRQr2.0-SUNRISE, whole genome shotgun sequence includes these proteins:
- the LOC110909344 gene encoding glutathione S-transferase zeta class, with protein sequence MVEFSVSSSTMKLYSHPMSSCARRVRLALNLKGLEYECINLTPLEDPELSKINPMGYVPALVDGTTVVSDTYAILLYLEEKYPQHALLPQDLMKKSINYQVASIVSSSIQPLQNTNIVNYIGEIVGPDEKIPWAQFHIRKGFVALEKLLVNYAASYATGDEIYLADIYLAPQIYNAIYVYNLDMSEFPILLKLNKTYEETPSFQQIMVET encoded by the exons ATGGTTGAGTTTTCAGTTTCATCGTCAACAATGAAGCTGTACTCCCACCCGATGAGCTCTTGCGCTCGTCGTGTTCGTCTCGCTCTTAACTTAAAAG GACTGGAATATGAATGCATAAATCTTACTCCACTCGAAGATCCTG AACTTTCAAAGATCAATCCTATGGGTTATGTACCTGCTCTGGTGGATGGCACTACTGTAGTTTCAGATACGTACGCCATCTTATTA TATCTTGAAGAGAAATATCCCCAACATGCTTTGTTGCCTCAAGATCTTATGAAAAAGTCAATAAATTACCAG GTTGCAAGTATAGTTTCTTCCAGCATTCAGCCTCTTCAGAACACGAATATAGTT AATTATATCGGGGAAATTGTTGGTCCTGATGAGAAGATACCTTGGGCTCAGTTTCATATCAGGAAGGGGTTTGTAG CTCTCGAGAAGCTATTAGTGAACTATGCTGCAAGCTATGCTACCGGCGATGAAATTTACCTG GCCGACATTTATCTTGCACCCCAAATTTATAATGCAATCTACGTTTACAATCTTGATATG AGCGAGTTCCCGATCCTACTTAAACTGAACAAGACTTACGAGGAAACACCATCTTTCCAACAGATTATGGTTGAAACTTGA